The Theileria parva strain Muguga chromosome 1, complete sequence, whole genome shotgun sequence DNA window CAATtcaatataataatttagataTGTTTAAATAGAGGAATGGATGTTCCAACCAGGTGTGTTTACaacttttaataaatttttagtttGAGTGAACAGGTCGATAAATCATCTTTAGAGTGCCTGAATGAAGATTCTTTGCATAGAGTCACAAATACTCTCACTTCTGGAATTGATACTTACTTGCAATCCTCGCCCGGTGAGAGTGAACAGCTGTTGGTTAAGTATAAATTCTTGAACCCTGTCAAAATCCACTCAATGATTGTCAAAGCGCTTCCTGACGGTGTGGCTTCTGGCACTGCTCCAAAAATTCTTCGTCTTTTCATCAATTGTGAAGACCTCGATTTTCAAGATGCCGGTAATTTTGAACACTCAATTGTCTAACTACTTGATTATTCagttatttaactatataactattcAACTAGTTGGCTGATTAATTGATTGATGGTTTGTAGAGTCTGACCCTTGTACCCAAGAACTGGtttgttatattattttatagttgGTAGACTCTTGAAAGATCACATGTTGAGGCTGGAGAGAGGGTTTTACTTCGTTACGTTAGGTTTCAAAACGTTAATAGTCTCGCTGTTTACGTTGGTACGTTCAATCCACCAATTACTCGTGAGTAGCTGAGAACTATGGAAATGAGAGCACAAAAATCGCTCATATCGGTCTTTATGGAACCACTGCCACCT harbors:
- the TXNL1 gene encoding PITH domain protein, with product MDVPTSLSEQVDKSSLECLNEDSLHRVTNTLTSGIDTYLQSSPGESEQLLVKYKFLNPVKIHSMIVKALPDGVASGTAPKILRLFINCEDLDFQDAESDPCTQELTLERSHVEAGERVLLRYVRFQNVNSLAVYVAENYGNESTKIAHIGLYGTTATSSKIENWKPTKEQEMQ